A stretch of Anaeromyxobacter dehalogenans 2CP-1 DNA encodes these proteins:
- a CDS encoding DUF4159 domain-containing protein → MPRPSRPISRRRFLQGAAAAAVAAVAAALPRGARALTPDAMLQIGHVQHGGNWNPRPTALRRLGWELGRRTSIEPAADAVPVRLDRPGLHRHPMLYLAGAGGLPAFSEPERAALRRHLMYGGFLLVDSADASDGTGFDAAVRRELAQVLPASPLQPVAREHVLHKTFYLLDRQGGRVLVKPWLEAQAVDGRLAVVYSQNDLGGAWARSELGDWEYPCTPGGEAQREAAFRAGVNLAMYALCTDYKDDAVHLPFILRRRS, encoded by the coding sequence ATGCCCCGCCCCTCGCGCCCCATCTCGCGCCGACGCTTCCTGCAGGGCGCCGCCGCCGCGGCCGTCGCGGCCGTCGCGGCCGCGCTGCCCCGCGGCGCACGCGCGCTGACCCCGGACGCGATGCTGCAGATCGGCCACGTCCAGCACGGGGGCAACTGGAACCCGCGGCCCACCGCGCTGCGCCGGCTCGGCTGGGAGCTCGGCCGCCGGACCTCGATCGAGCCCGCCGCCGACGCCGTGCCGGTCCGCCTCGATCGGCCGGGCCTGCACCGCCACCCCATGCTCTACCTGGCCGGCGCCGGCGGGCTACCCGCGTTCTCCGAGCCGGAGCGGGCCGCGCTCCGCCGCCACCTCATGTACGGCGGCTTCCTGCTGGTGGACTCGGCCGACGCGTCGGACGGGACCGGCTTCGACGCGGCGGTCCGGCGCGAGCTCGCCCAGGTGCTGCCCGCCTCGCCGCTGCAGCCGGTGGCCCGCGAGCACGTGCTCCACAAGACGTTCTACCTGCTCGACCGGCAGGGCGGCCGCGTGCTGGTGAAGCCGTGGCTGGAGGCGCAGGCCGTCGACGGCCGGCTGGCGGTGGTCTACTCGCAGAACGATCTCGGCGGCGCGTGGGCGCGGAGCGAGCTGGGCGACTGGGAGTACCCGTGCACCCCCGGCGGCGAGGCGCAGCGCGAGGCGGCGTTCCGCGCCGGCGTGAACCTGGCGATGTACGCGCTGTGCACCGACTACAAGGACGACGCGGTGCACCTGCCGTTCATCCTGCGGCGGCGGAGCTAG